A single region of the Bacillus cereus genome encodes:
- a CDS encoding galactokinase, translating into MEKKRELALKFAEVFGPQETTQYFSPGRINLIGEHTDYNGGYVFPASITYGTYGVARRREDDRVLVYSMNFKEIGVISFTLNELGYDKNANWGNYVKGVILTLKESGHKIDCGFELLVEGTIPNGAGLSSSASLELLVGVVLEDLYNLDVTRLELVKMGKKVENEFIGVNSGIMDQFSIGFGEKDKAILLDTNTLEYEMVPLVLDDYAIVIMNTNKRRELADSKYNERRAECEEALARLQTKLEINALGELSEAEFDANQNLIGDEVLIKRAKHAVYENERTKKAKAALTAGDLEEFGKLLNASHTSLRDDYEVTGIELDTLVTTAQKQEGVLGARMTGAGFGGCAIALVKESETHTFKNNVYDEYIKVVGYAPVFYVAHIGSGTTVIG; encoded by the coding sequence ATGGAAAAGAAACGTGAACTAGCTTTAAAATTTGCTGAGGTATTTGGACCTCAAGAAACAACTCAATATTTTTCTCCAGGACGTATCAACTTAATCGGAGAACATACAGACTATAATGGTGGCTATGTATTCCCCGCTTCGATTACTTATGGAACATACGGAGTAGCTAGACGTCGTGAGGATGATAGAGTATTAGTTTACTCAATGAATTTTAAAGAAATTGGAGTAATTAGCTTCACGTTGAATGAACTGGGTTACGATAAAAATGCGAATTGGGGAAATTATGTAAAAGGAGTTATCTTAACACTGAAAGAATCAGGTCATAAAATAGACTGTGGTTTTGAGTTGTTAGTTGAAGGGACGATTCCAAACGGAGCGGGACTTTCAAGTAGTGCTTCACTTGAATTACTGGTAGGGGTAGTATTAGAAGACTTGTACAACTTAGACGTAACGCGACTTGAATTAGTGAAAATGGGTAAAAAAGTTGAAAATGAATTCATTGGTGTAAATTCTGGTATCATGGATCAATTTTCCATTGGATTTGGCGAGAAAGACAAAGCGATTCTCCTTGATACCAATACGTTAGAGTATGAAATGGTTCCATTGGTTTTGGACGACTATGCTATTGTAATTATGAATACTAATAAACGTCGTGAACTAGCAGATTCAAAATATAATGAGCGACGTGCTGAATGTGAAGAAGCACTCGCACGTCTCCAAACGAAGTTAGAGATTAATGCACTTGGAGAACTAAGCGAAGCAGAATTTGATGCAAATCAAAATCTTATTGGAGATGAAGTCCTAATTAAACGCGCGAAGCATGCAGTTTATGAAAATGAACGCACAAAAAAAGCCAAAGCAGCTCTTACTGCAGGTGATTTAGAAGAATTCGGAAAGCTATTGAATGCTTCTCATACATCTTTAAGAGATGATTATGAAGTAACCGGGATTGAATTAGATACATTGGTGACCACTGCGCAAAAACAAGAGGGTGTGCTTGGAGCACGTATGACTGGAGCAGGATTTGGGGGATGCGCCATCGCATTAGTAAAAGAAAGTGAAACCCACACTTTTAAAAACAATGTTTATGATGAATATATCAAAGTTGTAGGATATGCGCCTGTCTTTTATGTGGCACACATTGGTAGTGGAACTACAGTGATTGGATGA
- a CDS encoding aminoglycoside phosphotransferase family protein, which translates to MNLENPIAKGNTAEIYLCDNKVVKLFGKYLPNTEALYEAQKQKYAYSRDLHVPKVFEVTEVQGRQAIIMEYVEGESVGKLLLNNLNKAEHYIGLCVNEQKKIHAIRVNTDEIESMRERLECQIKSVHQLDEKQKGNILNKLHSIKFEPRLCHGDFHPFNLILSKKNVNIIDWVDASSGDIRADVFRTYLLYAQSYIELAEMYLQIYCSNTDLTRDEIFQWAPIIIAARFSEKISPQNEVYLKRLLNQFL; encoded by the coding sequence TTGAATCTAGAAAATCCGATAGCAAAAGGAAATACGGCTGAAATTTATCTATGTGATAATAAAGTTGTAAAATTGTTTGGAAAATACCTTCCTAATACAGAAGCTCTATATGAAGCACAAAAACAAAAGTATGCATATTCACGTGATTTACACGTTCCTAAAGTATTTGAAGTTACAGAGGTACAAGGAAGACAAGCTATTATTATGGAATATGTAGAAGGAGAAAGTGTTGGTAAGCTTCTACTTAATAATTTGAATAAAGCAGAGCATTACATTGGCCTATGTGTTAATGAGCAAAAAAAAATTCATGCTATACGTGTGAATACGGATGAAATAGAATCAATGAGGGAAAGGTTAGAGTGTCAAATTAAATCTGTACATCAATTGGATGAAAAACAAAAGGGAAATATATTGAATAAGTTACATTCAATCAAATTTGAACCTAGATTATGCCATGGGGATTTCCATCCGTTTAATCTAATTTTGAGTAAAAAGAATGTGAATATTATAGATTGGGTAGATGCTAGTTCAGGTGATATTCGTGCAGATGTGTTTCGTACATATTTATTGTACGCGCAGTCTTATATAGAATTAGCGGAAATGTATTTACAAATATATTGCAGTAATACTGATCTAACAAGAGATGAGATCTTTCAATGGGCTCCTATTATTATTGCAGCTAGATTTTCTGAGAAAATATCTCCGCAAAATGAAGTGTATTTGAAAAGATTATTGAATCAGTTTTTATAA
- a CDS encoding phosphotransferase enzyme family protein codes for MFGKEVIMKNLEKEMLKQINKLYPLNFIEIIPVTNEMYQCLAEQGNYFVRITNYKTYEEQLEEVKYTDFLYKKGLGVPPIIPSISGDLVEKITLDKELFTVLYKAAPGIHLPRNEWNSNVFKKLGQQIGKLHRISKDFERIEPVIHINDWYENEEYNFINYIPKEETTIREIASDVLTSIKELPKDPSNYGLIHGDLWLENILVENNSNLTMIDFQDCEKHFYIFDLAVPIYSAIEYSFVGNGNIVDYENSITNAIIDGYQEENEIPKEMIGLFPFFIKLKEIFEYSLMHMYWDKEELTEEQVRIMNLYRMKIENKYAYINI; via the coding sequence ATGTTTGGAAAGGAAGTTATAATGAAAAATTTAGAAAAAGAAATGCTTAAACAAATTAATAAACTATATCCATTGAATTTTATTGAAATTATACCAGTAACAAACGAAATGTATCAATGTCTCGCAGAACAAGGTAATTACTTCGTTAGAATAACTAACTATAAAACGTATGAAGAACAGTTGGAAGAAGTTAAATATACGGACTTTTTATATAAAAAAGGGTTAGGAGTCCCTCCAATAATTCCTTCTATATCAGGGGATTTAGTAGAAAAAATAACATTAGACAAAGAACTCTTTACTGTATTATATAAAGCTGCTCCTGGTATACATTTACCAAGAAACGAATGGAATTCTAATGTATTTAAAAAGCTTGGTCAACAAATTGGAAAATTGCATCGTATATCTAAAGACTTTGAAAGAATTGAACCAGTAATACATATAAACGACTGGTATGAAAATGAAGAGTATAATTTTATTAACTATATCCCTAAAGAAGAAACTACTATAAGAGAAATTGCATCTGACGTTTTAACTTCTATAAAGGAACTGCCAAAGGATCCTTCAAATTACGGCTTAATACATGGAGATTTATGGTTAGAAAACATATTAGTCGAAAATAATTCGAATTTAACAATGATTGATTTTCAAGACTGTGAGAAACATTTTTACATATTCGATTTAGCAGTCCCAATCTATAGTGCGATAGAATATTCATTCGTTGGGAATGGTAACATAGTCGACTATGAGAATTCTATTACAAATGCAATAATCGACGGATACCAAGAAGAAAATGAGATCCCTAAAGAAATGATAGGTCTATTTCCATTTTTTATCAAATTAAAGGAGATTTTTGAATATAGTTTAATGCATATGTATTGGGATAAAGAAGAATTAACTGAGGAACAAGTACGGATAATGAATCTTTATAGGATGAAGATTGAAAATAAGTATGCCTATATCAATATTTAA
- the galT gene encoding UDP-glucose--hexose-1-phosphate uridylyltransferase: MMNEVETMNTCQAIYDFTTLAIENGAIEENDRIYTHNQLLRLIGESEMGEITSVVETDLYVLLDTLLDKARGNLTISKNQANRDMFEALLMNVITPLPSKVNANFQERYRKSPEQATDYFFELSKRNDYIKTRAIAKNIHYLAESKYGELEITINLSKPEKNPKEILAARNTPKGNYPKCLLCIENEGYFGRWNHPGRSSHRIINIELDGEEWGFQYSPYAYFNEHSIVLSKKHRPMKISREAFSRLFSFVEIMPHYFIGSNADLPIVGGSILSHDHYQAGRHNFPMAKAKVLKTFELCDYPNISCGIVNWPMSVIRLSSSNKEELINASTYIHESWKNYSDEFLQIRAQSKYGTQHHTITPIVRRREEKYEIDLVLRDNNVSEEYPDGIFHSHPDVQHIKKENIGLIEVMGLAILPSRLIEELHEVELYLLNQEANVSELHQKWADELKAQGGYAEETIQSFLQTEVAKKFECILEDAGVYKMNEDGRAGFDRFIKELQSANREVMTK, from the coding sequence ATGATGAATGAGGTGGAAACGATGAACACATGTCAAGCAATTTATGATTTTACTACACTTGCAATTGAGAATGGAGCCATTGAGGAAAATGACCGAATTTATACGCACAATCAACTATTACGTTTAATTGGCGAATCGGAAATGGGAGAGATTACTAGTGTAGTCGAAACGGACCTATATGTGCTGTTAGATACGCTTTTGGATAAAGCGAGGGGAAATCTTACTATTTCTAAAAACCAGGCCAATCGTGATATGTTCGAAGCACTTTTAATGAATGTGATTACACCACTTCCATCCAAGGTCAATGCGAATTTTCAGGAGAGATATCGCAAAAGTCCTGAACAAGCAACGGATTATTTCTTTGAACTAAGTAAACGCAATGATTATATAAAGACCCGTGCGATTGCAAAAAATATTCATTATTTAGCAGAATCAAAATATGGTGAACTTGAGATTACTATTAATTTATCCAAACCAGAGAAAAATCCAAAAGAGATCTTAGCGGCAAGAAATACACCGAAGGGTAATTATCCAAAATGTTTACTTTGTATTGAAAATGAAGGGTATTTCGGTCGCTGGAACCATCCAGGTAGAAGCAGTCACCGAATCATTAACATCGAGCTAGATGGAGAAGAATGGGGTTTTCAATATTCACCATATGCATACTTTAATGAACACTCCATCGTATTATCTAAGAAGCATCGACCAATGAAAATTTCTCGTGAGGCATTCTCTCGTTTATTCAGTTTTGTAGAAATCATGCCACACTATTTTATTGGTTCAAATGCGGATTTACCTATTGTAGGAGGATCTATCTTAAGTCATGATCATTATCAAGCTGGACGCCATAACTTTCCGATGGCTAAGGCTAAAGTTCTTAAAACATTTGAACTATGTGACTATCCAAATATTTCTTGCGGTATTGTCAACTGGCCAATGAGTGTGATTCGCCTCTCTTCTTCAAACAAAGAGGAACTAATTAATGCCAGCACCTACATTCATGAAAGTTGGAAGAACTATTCGGATGAATTTTTACAAATTCGTGCGCAATCAAAATATGGCACACAACATCATACGATTACACCAATTGTGCGGCGTCGCGAAGAAAAGTATGAAATTGATCTTGTACTGCGTGATAATAATGTGAGTGAAGAATACCCTGATGGAATCTTTCATTCACATCCAGATGTACAGCATATTAAGAAAGAAAATATCGGGCTTATTGAAGTCATGGGCTTAGCGATTCTCCCTTCACGTTTGATTGAGGAGCTTCATGAAGTTGAGCTGTACTTGTTAAATCAAGAAGCGAATGTTTCTGAACTCCATCAAAAATGGGCAGATGAATTAAAAGCCCAGGGTGGCTATGCGGAAGAGACCATCCAAAGCTTTCTTCAAACTGAAGTTGCAAAAAAATTCGAATGCATATTAGAAGATGCTGGTGTCTATAAAATGAATGAAGATGGTAGAGCAGGATTTGATCGCTTTATCAAAGAATTACAAAGCGCAAATCGAGAGGTGATGACGAAATGA